A single region of the Legionella oakridgensis ATCC 33761 = DSM 21215 genome encodes:
- the dacB gene encoding D-alanyl-D-alanine carboxypeptidase/D-alanyl-D-alanine-endopeptidase gives MKRIFSGLLLWLLGTAAVAASLQRSVDALINQVDPAINMGIVVVDLNTGETLYQRNPNRAFIPASNMKLFSDAAALLVLGPDYRFKSQLSTNATSLENGILKGSIYLHLPGDPSFTQAHLADLLKELSNWNIKRIQGNIVLVSNNRYVNAYAPGWMVEDLKYSYGAPVAPLVVDENRLTVTVNPAYQPGQLALVEVNQNANFLINNQVKTKSSAAGCGVDFNMDHENRLTVRGCVGLNQWAIQQRIAIRNPLRYTQELIKQQLADLHIELDGQIILGGMSAGSFLLATHDSKPVAQLMADTLKPSDNLYADSLFLHAAAKLQGAPLNWQQAQSVIKAFLQNQTGIPLDSAVLTDGSGLSRYDQLTPDQTVGLLRYLHTRFPLAYEYIAALPVAGHDGTLQKRFRKPEEQGLIRAKTGTMTGVVSLSGYLYTANGHTLAFAIYINNMPGTKPTVSGRYRYLVDTLCSFFLKQKPRFHLFSSPHNPQARVAYQQNPPKQNCNARKKPNGEVSNLL, from the coding sequence ATGAAACGGATTTTTTCAGGCTTATTATTATGGCTTCTCGGAACGGCAGCTGTTGCAGCCAGCCTGCAAAGATCAGTGGATGCATTAATTAATCAAGTCGACCCTGCCATTAATATGGGCATTGTGGTCGTTGATTTGAATACTGGGGAAACGCTGTATCAAAGGAATCCTAACCGGGCGTTTATTCCGGCAAGTAACATGAAATTATTTTCAGATGCAGCAGCTTTATTGGTTTTAGGGCCGGATTATCGTTTTAAAAGCCAATTGAGCACCAACGCAACCAGTCTAGAAAATGGCATACTCAAAGGCTCCATTTACTTACATTTACCAGGTGATCCTTCTTTTACCCAAGCTCATTTAGCCGACTTATTGAAAGAATTATCCAATTGGAACATCAAACGCATTCAGGGGAATATCGTCCTGGTCAGTAATAACCGCTACGTCAATGCCTATGCCCCAGGTTGGATGGTGGAGGATTTAAAATATAGCTATGGTGCACCTGTGGCACCGTTAGTAGTCGATGAAAATCGCTTAACGGTTACTGTCAATCCTGCCTATCAACCCGGACAATTGGCATTAGTAGAAGTTAATCAAAATGCAAACTTTTTAATTAATAATCAGGTCAAAACAAAAAGCAGCGCTGCCGGCTGTGGCGTTGATTTCAACATGGACCATGAAAACCGCCTGACCGTTCGGGGTTGTGTTGGGCTAAATCAATGGGCTATCCAGCAACGAATCGCCATTCGTAATCCGTTACGATATACGCAAGAATTAATTAAACAACAATTAGCCGATTTGCATATTGAACTGGACGGACAAATCATCCTTGGCGGCATGTCTGCCGGATCCTTCTTATTGGCCACCCATGATTCAAAACCAGTTGCACAACTCATGGCGGATACCTTAAAACCGTCTGATAATTTATATGCAGACAGCCTGTTTTTGCATGCCGCAGCAAAACTTCAGGGAGCACCACTAAACTGGCAACAGGCACAATCCGTTATAAAAGCATTCTTGCAAAATCAAACGGGTATTCCTTTAGACAGCGCGGTATTGACAGATGGGTCAGGATTATCCCGTTATGATCAGCTAACGCCGGATCAAACCGTGGGTTTATTACGCTATCTGCATACACGTTTCCCACTGGCTTATGAATACATTGCAGCGTTACCCGTTGCCGGCCACGATGGGACCTTACAAAAACGTTTTCGAAAACCAGAAGAACAAGGTTTGATCAGAGCAAAAACTGGAACCATGACTGGTGTTGTTAGTCTTTCTGGTTACTTATATACTGCTAATGGCCATACCTTGGCCTTTGCTATCTACATCAATAACATGCCAGGAACCAAACCAACTGTATCCGGACGCTACCGCTATTTAGTTGACACCTTATGCAGTTTTTTTCTCAAGCAAAAACCAAGATTCCACCTGTTCAGCTCACCACATAATCCACAGGCACGTGTAGCTTACCAGCAAAACCCGCCCAAACAGAACTGCAACGCAAGAAAAAAGCCAAATGGCGAAGTTTCGAATCTGCTGTAA
- a CDS encoding LysM peptidoglycan-binding domain-containing protein, with translation MRYVMFFLGLMLSVSAQALTLRPDAPKQYVVQSGDTLWEIANRYLAHPWEWKSLWHANPQIKNPNRLYPGAVLELHFYQQNPYLKVLSNGTIKLSPYMRPMPLDDAIPPIPLSDIKPFLDASLVLDKDSLLNAPYIVAFTTEHLLGGQGDEIYVKNLCPPTPPPGTTFSYGIYRPCGEYIDPETKCFLGYKAILVGYAELLRRGDPATVLLTDIMQGVELNDRVMPNNHPEFALSFEPKAPNHPVNGAIIDLPGDYSQGAVGLVVVLNRGKDAGLQAGDVLGVFSRSRMVPDPQCPPSCVQLPPERLGEVMVFRTFTHTSFALVVRSIRAVQPMDIVTNP, from the coding sequence ATGCGCTATGTGATGTTCTTTTTAGGATTGATGCTTTCGGTGTCTGCGCAGGCGTTGACATTACGTCCCGATGCTCCTAAACAATATGTGGTACAGTCTGGGGATACTTTGTGGGAGATAGCTAATCGCTATTTGGCTCATCCCTGGGAGTGGAAATCATTATGGCATGCTAATCCACAAATAAAGAACCCTAATCGCCTGTATCCGGGAGCGGTATTGGAGTTGCATTTTTATCAGCAAAATCCTTATTTGAAAGTGCTGTCTAATGGAACGATAAAATTATCACCCTACATGCGTCCAATGCCGCTTGACGACGCTATTCCGCCGATTCCTCTTAGTGACATCAAGCCTTTTTTGGATGCATCGTTGGTGCTTGATAAAGACAGTTTATTAAATGCACCCTATATTGTTGCGTTTACAACAGAACACCTTTTAGGCGGTCAGGGGGATGAAATATATGTCAAAAATTTATGCCCGCCAACGCCACCACCAGGAACTACTTTTTCTTATGGCATTTATCGGCCGTGCGGAGAATACATCGATCCGGAAACAAAGTGTTTTCTTGGCTATAAGGCTATATTGGTAGGCTATGCTGAACTGTTGCGGCGAGGTGATCCTGCTACCGTCCTGTTAACTGATATCATGCAAGGCGTTGAATTAAATGATCGAGTCATGCCCAATAATCATCCTGAATTTGCGCTTTCTTTTGAGCCTAAAGCGCCCAATCATCCGGTTAATGGTGCCATTATTGACTTACCTGGGGATTATTCACAGGGTGCTGTAGGGCTTGTTGTTGTACTGAATCGAGGAAAAGATGCCGGATTACAGGCAGGGGATGTGCTTGGGGTATTCAGTCGAAGCAGAATGGTTCCAGACCCCCAATGTCCCCCTTCTTGCGTGCAGCTTCCTCCCGAACGCCTTGGCGAAGTGATGGTTTTCCGCACGTTTACGCACACCAGTTTTGCTTTGGTTGTCCGTTCAATCCGCGCAGTTCAACCGATGGATATTGTTACTAACCCATGA
- the dprA gene encoding DNA-processing protein DprA — translation MNNKHYLLALNRMNQVGPRTIAKLMARWPNLEELFQMSAIELEKSGLPTRLAKTIAAFDVTQIEKDLQWQEDENHFLITWCDEQYPYLLREIYDSPPVLYVKGDLSALQSQAIAIVGSRKPTITGSETAWHFAFELAKYNITIVSGLAFGIDAQAHEGCLEAGGKTIAIMGTGIDYIYPSRHKKLAERILRNGLLITEFPLETPPAPGHFPRRNRIISGLSLSILVVEAAIRSGSLITARLALEQNRDVFAIPGSIHNPLAKGCHYLVQQGAKLVTSCEDILNELGVQASMQRNTAEVCVSLASKNQNLVKFIGFETTTVDQIVKRSGLSVEKVTCDLTELELDGIVKAVPGGYMRCRL, via the coding sequence ATGAATAATAAACATTATTTGCTTGCCCTTAATCGAATGAATCAGGTAGGTCCTCGCACGATTGCTAAATTAATGGCGCGCTGGCCCAATTTGGAAGAACTTTTTCAAATGTCTGCTATAGAACTTGAAAAATCGGGGTTACCTACGCGCTTGGCAAAAACAATTGCGGCATTTGATGTCACCCAAATAGAAAAAGATTTGCAATGGCAAGAGGATGAAAATCATTTTTTGATTACCTGGTGTGATGAGCAATATCCTTATTTGCTGCGTGAAATTTATGACTCACCGCCTGTATTATACGTTAAGGGTGATTTATCTGCTTTGCAATCGCAGGCAATTGCCATCGTGGGAAGTAGAAAACCAACCATAACGGGCAGCGAAACTGCATGGCACTTTGCGTTTGAATTGGCTAAATATAATATCACCATTGTCAGTGGTTTGGCTTTTGGTATAGATGCCCAGGCGCATGAAGGGTGTCTGGAAGCAGGAGGAAAAACCATTGCTATCATGGGAACAGGAATAGATTATATCTACCCTTCTCGCCATAAAAAACTGGCTGAACGCATCCTTCGTAATGGTTTGTTAATAACGGAATTTCCCCTGGAAACACCGCCTGCGCCTGGACATTTCCCACGTAGAAATCGTATAATAAGTGGTTTGTCATTGTCCATATTGGTTGTTGAGGCTGCAATAAGAAGCGGTTCCCTGATTACAGCTCGCTTGGCATTGGAACAAAACCGTGATGTTTTTGCGATTCCAGGCTCAATTCATAATCCTTTAGCAAAAGGATGCCATTATTTGGTGCAGCAAGGTGCAAAACTGGTGACTTCGTGTGAAGACATCTTGAATGAATTAGGGGTGCAAGCCAGCATGCAAAGAAATACAGCAGAAGTTTGTGTTTCCCTTGCAAGTAAGAACCAAAACCTAGTAAAGTTCATTGGGTTTGAGACAACGACAGTGGATCAGATTGTTAAGCGCAGTGGCTTAAGTGTTGAAAAAGTGACTTGTGATTTGACTGAGCTGGAATTGGACGGCATTGTAAAAGCAGTGCCTGGCGGTTACATGAGGTGTAGGTTATGA
- a CDS encoding CPBP family intramembrane metalloprotease, whose protein sequence is MTINWPLVIVLFVLAIPGVFIAIPRLINLLLSKNSAQIKKRLSGLAIGQTLLMVFVMSIAGSVLSVSTGLNASLLESLLRGESVVTAIQDGLLPVFLYTLGGLVIFFILYYGVVASFLDETTLKIMQTLRGSIGLDGCMLYGGVVEELLGRWGLMNLMAFFAILFSGQRGPLIFWSAILISGGMYTLGHIPAYLAAGCQPTHRFFYSLVLLQGWQAILFGLLFWHYGLLFAIIAHMLFHLGWWLYDKPITLPLSS, encoded by the coding sequence ATGACAATCAATTGGCCTTTAGTCATTGTGTTATTTGTTCTCGCTATTCCCGGAGTATTTATTGCGATACCACGCCTCATTAATTTGTTATTAAGCAAAAATTCAGCCCAAATAAAAAAACGCCTCAGTGGACTAGCCATCGGCCAAACCTTGCTTATGGTGTTCGTCATGAGTATTGCTGGCAGTGTATTATCTGTGTCCACAGGACTGAATGCTTCTCTTCTGGAATCTCTGTTAAGAGGTGAATCCGTTGTTACAGCAATCCAAGATGGACTGCTGCCTGTGTTTTTATACACTTTAGGCGGATTAGTCATATTTTTCATTTTGTACTATGGAGTGGTCGCCAGTTTTCTTGATGAAACAACGTTAAAAATCATGCAAACTCTGCGAGGCAGCATAGGCCTGGACGGCTGCATGCTCTATGGTGGTGTGGTAGAAGAATTGCTGGGACGATGGGGTCTTATGAATCTCATGGCTTTTTTTGCAATCCTGTTTAGCGGACAGAGGGGACCACTGATTTTCTGGAGTGCGATTCTTATTTCTGGAGGCATGTACACCCTGGGACATATTCCTGCTTATCTTGCAGCTGGTTGTCAACCTACCCATCGCTTTTTTTATTCCCTTGTGCTTTTGCAGGGTTGGCAAGCCATCCTGTTTGGCCTGCTGTTCTGGCATTATGGATTACTGTTCGCCATCATAGCCCACATGCTTTTTCATTTGGGATGGTGGTTATACGATAAACCAATCACATTGCCTTTGTCGTCATGA
- the rsmB gene encoding 16S rRNA (cytosine(967)-C(5))-methyltransferase RsmB, which yields MNHDERLQAHRILMQLLRNHTPLSHSMQSVPLTAFSKDICFGVCRYYFRLQAIADHLLNKRPKDMDVWCCLLIGLYQLHHQHIPDYAVVKETVSLLDKIKKPWAKSLVNAVLRNYCRKQEEILTTLKNDATFQNNHPEWLSKRLQTAWPKDWQKILAANDTHPPMSLRVNRQQDSVETYVSRLQTAGIQAETLNYATCGLRLTTPCDVKALPGFTNGDVSVQDEAAQLAVSLLDLKPGLRLLDACCAPGGKTCHILESQPHLAVCMALDVDGQRMQRVRENLERLKLHATLVEANALDSNTWWDGKPFDRILLDAPCSAIGVIRRHPDIKLLRTPADLNIAIKLQQNLLHALWPLLAPGGIMIYATCSIIPEENELQIAQFIKSQKDCRFLAEKKSDWGRETGHGWQILPGEHNMDGFFYSALGKIG from the coding sequence ATGAACCATGATGAGCGATTGCAGGCGCACCGCATTCTTATGCAATTATTACGAAACCATACGCCCCTTTCCCATTCCATGCAGTCCGTACCACTCACGGCTTTCAGCAAAGATATTTGCTTTGGTGTGTGCCGCTATTATTTTCGTCTACAAGCCATTGCTGATCATTTACTTAACAAACGCCCTAAAGACATGGACGTATGGTGCTGTTTGCTGATCGGGCTATATCAGCTTCATCATCAGCATATTCCAGACTACGCTGTCGTCAAGGAAACTGTCTCTTTACTGGATAAAATTAAAAAGCCATGGGCAAAAAGTCTGGTGAATGCTGTATTGCGCAACTACTGTCGAAAACAAGAAGAAATCCTCACGACGTTAAAAAATGATGCGACATTTCAAAATAATCATCCAGAATGGCTTAGCAAGCGCCTGCAAACAGCCTGGCCAAAGGACTGGCAAAAAATACTGGCCGCCAATGACACCCACCCACCCATGAGTCTACGCGTCAATCGTCAGCAAGATTCTGTCGAAACTTATGTGTCCCGATTGCAAACCGCAGGCATCCAGGCGGAAACCCTTAACTACGCAACGTGCGGCCTTCGATTAACAACCCCTTGTGATGTTAAAGCATTGCCTGGATTTACCAATGGCGATGTATCGGTGCAAGATGAAGCCGCCCAATTGGCCGTTTCTCTTCTTGATTTAAAACCCGGGCTTCGACTTCTTGATGCTTGTTGCGCCCCCGGTGGTAAAACCTGCCACATACTCGAATCGCAGCCACATCTTGCTGTTTGTATGGCGCTTGATGTGGATGGTCAACGCATGCAACGCGTTCGTGAAAACCTTGAGCGCCTGAAACTGCATGCTACTTTAGTGGAAGCGAATGCGCTTGATAGCAATACCTGGTGGGATGGTAAACCATTTGACCGAATTTTGCTTGACGCTCCTTGCTCAGCCATCGGAGTCATCCGTCGACATCCTGATATCAAGTTGTTAAGGACCCCAGCCGACCTAAACATTGCAATAAAATTACAACAAAATCTATTGCATGCATTATGGCCTCTTCTTGCTCCTGGCGGTATTATGATTTATGCAACATGTTCCATCATCCCTGAAGAAAATGAATTGCAAATCGCTCAATTTATTAAATCTCAAAAAGATTGTCGTTTTTTAGCAGAAAAAAAGTCTGACTGGGGTAGAGAAACTGGTCATGGATGGCAAATTTTACCAGGTGAACATAATATGGATGGCTTTTTTTATAGTGCTTTAGGTAAGATAGGTTGA
- the topA gene encoding type I DNA topoisomerase, translating into MSKHLVIVESPAKAKTIQKYLGDNYDVLASYGHVRDLPPKKGSVEPEHHFAMTYRPIEKNARHIELIAKALKKADSLLLATDPDREGEAISWHVFELMKERNLLKDKTVHRIFFNEITKSAIKEAIDNPRDISMDLVNAQQARRALDYLVGFNLSPLLWKKVRRGLSAGRVQSPALRLIVEREEEIERFVSQEYWRILANCQHDATAFEARLTHYQQEKLQQFTINNEEQAQRIKSKLLEEAKGVLLVSNIDKKQRKRNPSAPFITSTLQQEAARKLGFTARKTMMVAQQLYEGIDIGTGTVGLITYMRTDSVNLATEAIDEIRDYIRQRYGEENSPKNPRIFKTKSKNAQEAHEAIRPTSIKRAPDMIKESLTADQFKLYNLIWKRTLACQMAEAILDTVTVDLNCGEGHVFRANGSTILFPGFLSVYEEGRDDAKEEEQSILLPSLAVGDKVKLLDILANQHFTEPPPRYSEASLVKALEEFDIGRPSTYATIIHTLQQREYVVVEKKRFYPTDVGRIVSHFLTNYFTRYVDYKFTAHLEDKLDAIARGEKEWVPVLEEFWQPFIEKIHAIDEQVQRKDVTTEVLDEKCPKCGSPLAIRLGKRGRFIGCTAYPDCDYTQDLSSSSTERAESEVVEGRVCPDCGGELHIKTGRYGRFIGCSNYPECKHIEPLEKPADTQVECPKCHNATLLKRKSRKGKIFYSCAAYPKCDYALWNEPIAQPCPKCGWPVLTVKETKRSGRQIICPKEGCGYTASAEQGE; encoded by the coding sequence ATGAGTAAGCATTTGGTTATCGTTGAATCACCTGCAAAAGCGAAAACCATTCAAAAATATTTAGGCGATAATTATGATGTCCTTGCCTCCTATGGGCATGTTCGCGATTTACCGCCCAAAAAAGGTTCTGTGGAGCCGGAGCATCATTTTGCAATGACTTACCGCCCCATTGAAAAAAATGCCCGACATATTGAATTAATTGCAAAGGCTTTAAAAAAAGCCGATTCGCTTTTGCTTGCAACAGACCCGGATAGAGAAGGTGAAGCCATTTCCTGGCATGTTTTCGAGTTAATGAAAGAGCGAAACTTATTAAAAGACAAAACAGTCCACCGTATTTTTTTCAACGAAATCACCAAATCAGCGATTAAGGAAGCCATTGATAATCCAAGAGATATTTCCATGGATTTAGTCAATGCCCAACAAGCAAGACGTGCCTTGGATTATTTGGTTGGTTTTAATCTGTCCCCTTTATTGTGGAAAAAGGTAAGACGTGGTTTATCAGCAGGTCGTGTTCAGAGTCCGGCACTGCGGCTGATTGTTGAGCGGGAAGAAGAAATTGAGCGTTTTGTCTCGCAAGAATATTGGCGGATACTGGCTAATTGTCAGCATGATGCCACGGCCTTTGAGGCGCGTTTAACCCATTATCAGCAAGAAAAATTACAACAATTTACCATCAATAATGAAGAACAGGCTCAACGCATCAAAAGCAAGCTTTTAGAAGAAGCAAAAGGTGTTTTGCTGGTTAGCAATATCGATAAAAAACAACGTAAACGTAATCCTTCTGCACCATTTATTACTTCAACTTTACAACAGGAAGCGGCCAGAAAATTAGGGTTTACTGCCCGTAAAACCATGATGGTAGCTCAGCAATTGTATGAAGGCATTGATATTGGTACTGGAACTGTGGGTTTGATTACGTACATGCGTACGGATTCGGTAAATCTGGCTACAGAGGCGATTGATGAAATCAGGGACTATATTCGACAACGATATGGCGAAGAAAACAGTCCCAAAAATCCAAGGATTTTCAAAACAAAATCTAAAAACGCTCAGGAAGCGCATGAAGCCATCCGTCCCACGTCGATAAAACGTGCTCCTGATATGATAAAAGAGTCGCTGACGGCTGATCAATTCAAACTGTACAATCTTATTTGGAAACGTACATTGGCTTGCCAAATGGCTGAAGCTATTCTGGATACGGTGACGGTGGATCTTAATTGCGGTGAAGGACATGTTTTTAGAGCGAATGGTTCAACCATTCTTTTCCCCGGATTTTTGAGTGTTTATGAGGAAGGCCGGGATGATGCCAAAGAAGAAGAACAATCCATCCTATTACCTTCCCTGGCTGTGGGCGATAAAGTGAAATTGCTTGATATTTTAGCCAATCAGCATTTTACGGAACCGCCGCCACGCTATTCAGAAGCGTCATTGGTAAAAGCATTGGAAGAATTTGATATTGGGCGGCCTTCTACTTACGCAACTATTATTCATACGTTGCAGCAACGCGAATACGTTGTCGTAGAGAAAAAGCGGTTTTACCCAACGGACGTTGGGCGTATAGTCAGTCACTTTCTAACTAACTATTTCACCCGATACGTGGATTATAAATTTACAGCTCATCTTGAAGATAAGCTGGATGCTATTGCTCGCGGTGAAAAAGAATGGGTTCCGGTTTTGGAAGAATTTTGGCAGCCATTTATCGAGAAAATTCATGCCATTGATGAACAAGTACAGCGCAAAGATGTAACGACTGAAGTACTGGATGAGAAATGTCCGAAATGCGGCAGTCCACTGGCGATTCGCCTCGGTAAACGTGGGCGCTTTATTGGTTGTACTGCTTACCCTGATTGCGATTACACTCAAGATTTGAGCTCCTCCTCGACTGAACGTGCCGAATCTGAAGTGGTTGAGGGACGAGTGTGTCCTGATTGCGGTGGAGAATTACACATCAAAACAGGACGCTATGGCCGGTTTATTGGTTGTAGTAATTATCCCGAATGCAAACATATTGAGCCGTTGGAAAAACCAGCCGATACACAAGTAGAATGTCCCAAATGTCATAATGCGACGCTATTGAAACGCAAGTCACGAAAGGGAAAGATTTTTTATTCATGCGCTGCTTATCCTAAATGCGATTATGCATTATGGAATGAACCAATTGCCCAGCCCTGTCCCAAATGTGGATGGCCTGTGCTCACGGTAAAAGAAACCAAGCGCTCCGGTCGTCAGATCATCTGCCCGAAGGAAGGATGTGGTTATACGGCATCTGCCGAGCAAGGCGAGTAA
- a CDS encoding ParB/RepB/Spo0J family partition protein: protein MNASLQQLPIESLQRGRYQPRQTFAPEAIQELAQSIRKQGLIEPLVVREIAPGRYEIIAGERRWRAAMTIGLTELPCLIGQYNDQQAAAVALIENVQRENLNLIEEASGYQRLLNEFHFNQDEIAILVGKSRSHIANLLRLLTLSPFVQEQLRSKQLTLGHARMLVGLESKQQETLTRKIQQQNWSVRRLEQEVRLCKSSSSLISPQQKSYDVSHLETQLAEQIGAPVQIISGDIQGGGWLKIKFYDNDTLSGLLERLGLRYD from the coding sequence ATGAATGCCTCCTTACAGCAATTACCCATTGAAAGCCTGCAACGAGGCCGCTACCAGCCTCGCCAAACATTTGCTCCTGAAGCCATACAAGAACTCGCTCAATCGATTCGCAAACAAGGTTTGATTGAACCTTTAGTCGTACGAGAAATAGCCCCCGGTCGTTATGAAATCATCGCTGGCGAACGACGATGGCGTGCCGCAATGACCATCGGTTTGACAGAATTGCCCTGTCTGATTGGACAATACAATGATCAACAGGCTGCAGCCGTTGCACTCATAGAAAATGTCCAACGTGAAAATTTAAATTTAATTGAAGAAGCCAGTGGTTATCAACGCTTGCTTAATGAATTTCATTTTAATCAGGATGAAATTGCCATCCTGGTAGGAAAATCACGCAGCCATATTGCTAATCTTTTACGTCTTCTAACGCTTAGTCCTTTCGTTCAAGAGCAGCTGCGTTCAAAACAATTAACATTAGGCCATGCGCGTATGTTAGTGGGGCTTGAGTCCAAGCAGCAGGAGACCTTGACCCGAAAAATACAACAGCAAAACTGGTCAGTAAGACGTCTTGAACAAGAAGTACGCCTCTGCAAATCTTCATCCTCTCTCATCTCACCGCAGCAGAAAAGCTATGATGTCAGCCATCTGGAAACGCAACTAGCCGAACAAATTGGAGCTCCTGTTCAAATCATCAGCGGTGATATCCAAGGTGGAGGATGGTTGAAAATAAAATTTTATGACAATGACACCCTTTCGGGACTTCTAGAACGCCTGGGCTTGCGCTATGATTAG
- the fmt gene encoding methionyl-tRNA formyltransferase has protein sequence MKSLKIVFAGTPEFALPCLDALAASEHQLEAVYTQPDRPAGRGRQMQASAVKQWAETQHVPVYQPLNFKTPQAIDELAMLAPDILVVIAYGLILPQAVLNIPPLGCINVHASLLPRWRGASPIQHALLHGDTQTGVTIMQMDVGMDTGDMLAKATYTIQPEETAGSLHDHLAKLAVAPLMKSLENIALGKSIPQSQDHAAATYAPKINKEDANIHWQRSAIEIERQIRAFNPWPIAYTQAEDITLRIHQARALHESCEETPGTILSLDKKGIKVATGKQVLLVERIQFPGGKAMTIADWLNAPRAQLHKQLVLR, from the coding sequence ATGAAATCCTTAAAAATTGTATTTGCAGGAACTCCAGAATTTGCCTTGCCTTGTCTGGACGCATTGGCGGCCTCAGAGCATCAGTTAGAAGCAGTCTATACTCAGCCTGACCGCCCTGCCGGGCGCGGTAGGCAAATGCAGGCTTCTGCAGTAAAGCAATGGGCAGAAACTCAACATGTCCCCGTGTATCAACCGCTGAATTTTAAAACGCCCCAAGCCATTGATGAATTGGCAATGCTTGCTCCGGATATCCTGGTTGTTATTGCATATGGCTTGATCTTGCCTCAAGCGGTTTTGAATATCCCTCCTTTAGGTTGCATTAACGTACACGCATCCCTCTTGCCTCGCTGGCGCGGCGCTTCACCCATCCAACATGCTCTTTTGCATGGAGATACCCAAACGGGTGTAACCATTATGCAAATGGATGTTGGCATGGACACAGGAGATATGCTGGCGAAAGCAACTTACACCATACAACCTGAGGAAACCGCAGGAAGCCTGCATGATCACCTGGCGAAACTTGCCGTCGCACCTTTAATGAAATCACTGGAAAACATTGCTCTTGGAAAGAGTATTCCCCAGTCTCAAGATCATGCTGCCGCAACGTATGCTCCAAAAATCAACAAAGAAGATGCCAACATTCACTGGCAACGTTCGGCCATTGAAATTGAGCGCCAAATCAGGGCGTTTAATCCTTGGCCCATCGCATACACCCAAGCCGAAGACATTACTTTACGTATCCATCAGGCACGGGCTCTTCATGAATCCTGCGAAGAAACTCCTGGAACAATCTTGTCTCTTGATAAAAAAGGCATCAAGGTTGCAACCGGAAAACAGGTCCTACTGGTTGAACGCATTCAATTTCCTGGAGGTAAAGCGATGACAATAGCTGACTGGTTAAATGCACCACGCGCTCAACTTCATAAACAACTGGTTTTACGATGA
- a CDS encoding DUF494 family protein, producing the protein MKDSLFEMLLSLFEKTLNKLKENHATDGATKETIKENLPDLYTSSLDIASEDLEADFFKSARADSMRVFTYDEQMKFTKASYQFLMRLLVWEIIDRDTLELIINQLVFSDSRIVSLEETKWTVRSVLADTLNTKQLAFLDLVLYQKRDGYSLH; encoded by the coding sequence ATGAAAGACAGTTTGTTTGAAATGCTATTAAGTTTGTTTGAAAAAACATTAAATAAGCTAAAAGAAAATCATGCAACCGATGGAGCAACTAAAGAGACAATCAAGGAAAACTTGCCGGATCTTTATACGTCTTCCCTCGATATAGCTAGCGAAGACCTCGAGGCTGATTTTTTCAAATCCGCGCGTGCTGATTCCATGCGTGTCTTTACTTACGATGAACAGATGAAATTTACTAAAGCCAGCTATCAATTTTTGATGCGCTTACTGGTATGGGAAATTATTGACCGTGATACTTTAGAGCTGATTATCAATCAACTTGTATTTTCTGATTCCCGTATTGTTTCCCTAGAGGAAACGAAATGGACGGTTCGTAGTGTGCTTGCTGATACATTAAATACCAAACAACTTGCTTTTCTTGATCTTGTGCTGTATCAAAAAAGAGATGGGTATTCACTGCATTGA
- the def gene encoding peptide deformylase, which yields MAIRKIIYLPDPRLRRVSAEVETFDDKLQALIDDMFDTMYDAHGVGLAAPQIGINLRLSVIDVIGDKTNQLVIANPEIVDSDGKIEYQEGCLSVPGTYDTVIRAEKVTVRAQDRFGKPFEINAEGLLAECLQHEIDHLNGKLYIDLLSPLKRTMARRKSEKYVRQKDRNA from the coding sequence ATGGCTATTCGCAAGATTATTTATTTGCCTGATCCTCGCCTCAGACGAGTCTCAGCAGAGGTAGAAACCTTTGATGACAAATTGCAAGCATTGATCGATGATATGTTTGATACCATGTATGATGCTCATGGCGTTGGACTGGCTGCTCCGCAAATTGGCATTAATCTTCGCTTATCCGTTATTGATGTGATTGGTGATAAAACCAACCAACTCGTTATCGCCAACCCTGAAATCGTTGACTCAGACGGCAAAATCGAATACCAGGAAGGATGCTTATCTGTTCCTGGCACTTACGATACGGTTATTCGTGCTGAAAAGGTAACCGTGCGAGCTCAAGACCGTTTTGGCAAGCCATTTGAAATAAATGCCGAAGGACTTCTGGCTGAATGTTTGCAACATGAAATTGATCATCTTAATGGTAAGCTATACATCGATTTACTGTCGCCTTTAAAACGAACCATGGCCAGAAGAAAATCCGAAAAATACGTCCGCCAGAAAGACAGAAACGCATGA